The segment CTGTCTAATTTTTCGTATAGCATAAGCAGCAGAACTCAATTTTTTTGATAGTTTACGGATATGACTTCCCCATTGAAGCTTACAGTCGATACCTATGCCAAGAAACACTGTATCTTCCACTAACTTTAACTTGTCATGGCCTAAAAAAATGTCAGTGTCTATCTGCCGGACATTAGGAAGGGTAAATTTAatgcatttagtttttttggagTTTAACAGCAGATTGTTCGCTGTGAACCAGTTCAAGACCTTGGACAGAAGGAAGGAAGGAGAAGACCTTGAAGGTTCTACATAAAGAAAACatattcctgaaaggccggtaacgcattggcggtaagtactgcaaatattcatggggggcggtaatcacttggcatcaggtgacccgcttgctcgttggctcgctatttttatttaaaaaaaaaaaaccggccaagtgcgagtcagcctcgcgcactgagggttctcggatattttttccaacattttacacgataaatcaactattaggtataaaaataaataaaaatctgttttagaatgtacaggtaaacccctttcatattataccccacttggtattgttatcttactttgaaaattgaaacaatttttttttttaatgatgtgatgATGACCACAAATTCGAGGTTTTTTCTTTGGTTgtaggtaaaaaataaaattccagTTAGGTAAgaaggtatattttattaagaaaaaatagaatTTAATAAATATCACGAGATAACAGCTTAAGAACCACTGGCCgataaaaataacaacataattcgtaagtacctactgactAATTATATCTTACTTACATTGTTACTCAATAAATACTATTTGTAACTatcaatacttaattaaaatctaatgtatgtaataactcaaaattcgaaaaacccccgacacaaaaacttctataagaaaactagaaaagagctgataactttcaaacgtctgaaccgattttgttcgattatagctaagaacactaatCCTTAGctaatcaatcaaacaaaaaaaagtaaattaaaagcggtgcattcgtttaggagctacgatgccacagacagatacacacgttaaactcataacacccctctttttgggtcgggggttaaaaataatctcaATACTTACCTCATAAATTCGATCAATTGACTTATATATGAAAACAATCACAATTTACGGCATGATATCTGCTTtagcgatgaaggaaaacatcgtgaggaaacctgcatgcctgagagttctccatattctcaaaggtgcgtgaagtcagccaatccgTATTGGGCcaacgtggcagactatggcctaaacccttttcattctgagaggagactcgtactcagtagtgggccggcaatgggttaatCATAAGTTGCTAGAATGGCACCTCTTGGAAGCTatattacgcgacaggttgaagtCGCAATCGGGGAAttaggcggggggacgccctaCACCGCACAcccgggtgtgcggggcgtcctcaccccggttgccatctcaacctgtcgtgagTCTCGGGGAGCGGCTGGATTCAGACGGAGTAACCCCCGTATTCgtacgttactatgaggtctcagtGCGCttgaacgcacagtgtaggttccaccaatcagatgactgtgtcacgtcaatttacaatgatctgattggtggatcACTATGCGTTGGAGCGCACTGCGAGAcgtcatagtaatgattgtgaatacggctgTTAGACCGTGGCttgtagaagtccctacaagaaacatatgtccagcagtggacatatgtggttgatcatgatgatgatggttatGGCTAGATATAATGTTTCCCCGGCAGTTCCTGGCATCCAAAATCTTGTAAACGTCGAACATGGTCGGCCTCTCCTGTCTCATATACTTCGTGCAGTGGAGgaaaccataatattatcaaagttTGCTCTGCATTGGGCCAACGTGGCTGACTATGgacccttctcaatctgagaggagacccgtgctcagtagtgagccggcaatgatTTTGCTAGATATACTGTTTCCCCGGCAGTTCCATGGCATCCAAAGTCTTGTAAACGTCGAACATGGTCGGCCTCTCCTGTCTCATATACTTCGTGCAGTGGAGGCCGATGGCTACGAATTCTCTGCACAATTGCGGATTTGAGTTTTGTATGGCTTGGAGGCTTCGGTCTTCGAGCGATGCTGTAAggaaaataatcaaaattatttatactaatatttatttatttatttatcaaacaaaGTTAGTCGGAAAGTGGATTGTAATCCGAAAGGGAGAAAGACGGGCCAGATATGCGATAGCAAAACTACTCTAATGTTATGACCTAAATCTAAAAAACCTATTCCTATCAAAGTAGTAGCACAGATCTGGTGCGGTCTATAGCGGGTAAAGCGGTGGCCATTTCAACCAGCACCACTCCAAAGCTGAATACATCGACGGCCGGGAGATATACGTCATGATGGACCAGAGACGATAACAAAACTACTCTAATACGATACAAAGAGACTTTTCCTACTGAAGAAAGAACTTATTTCTACCAATGAAAGAGCTTATTTGTACGAACGAAAGAGTTTATTTCTACCAACAAAAGAATTTATTTCTACCAATACCAACGAAAAACTTACCAAAATCAACGCCCTCCCTTGCCAGCTGGTGCGTATAATCGCTCAGTAGTAGCACAGATCTGGTGCGGTCTATAGCGGGTAAAGCGGTGGCCATTTCAACCAGCACCACTCGAAAGCTGAATACATCGACGGCCGGGAGATATACGTCATGATGGACCAGAGACGATAACAAAACTACTCTAATACGATACAAAGAGACTTTTCCTACTGAAGAAAGAACTTATTTCTACCAATGAAAGAGCTTATTTGTACGAACGAAAGAGTTTATTTCTACCAACAAAAGAATTTATTTCTACCAATACCTTACTTACCAAAATCAACGCCCTCCCTTGCCAGCTGGTGCGTATAATCGCTCAGTAGTAGCACAGATCTGGTGCGGTCTATAGCGGGTAAAGCGGTGGCCATTTCAACCAGCACCACTCCAAAGCTGAATACATCGACGGCCGGGAGATATACGTCATGATGGACCAGAGACGATAACAAAACTACTCTAATACGATACAAAGAGACTTTTCCTACTGAAGAAAGAACTTATTTCTACCAATGAAAGAGCTTATTTGTACGAACGAAAGAGTTTATTTCTACCAACAAAAGAATTTATTTCTACCAATACCTTACTTACCAAAATCAACGCCCTCCCTTGCCAGCTGGTGCGTATAATCGCTCAGTAGTAGCACAGATCTGGTGCGGTCTATAGCGGGTAAAGCGGTGGCCATTTCAACCAGCACCACTCGAAAGCTGAATACATCGACGGCCGGGAGATATACGTCATGATGGACCAGAGACGATAACAAAACTACTCTAATACGATACAAAGAGACTTTTCCTACTGAAGAAAGAACTTATTTCTACCAATGAAAGAGCTTATTTGTACGAACGAAAGAGTTTATTTCTACCAACAAAAGAATTTATTTCTACCAATACCTTACTTACCAAAATCAACGCCCTCCCTTGCCAGCTGGTGCGTATAATCGCTCAGTAGTAGCACAGATCTGGTGCGGTCTATAGCGGGTAAAGCGGTGGCCATTTCAACCAGCACCACTCGAAAGCTGAATACATCGACGGCCGGGAGATATACGTCATGATGGACCAGAGACGATAACAAAACTACTCTAATACGATACAAAGAGACTTTTCCTACTGAAGAAAGAACTTATTTCTACCAATGAAAGAGCTTATTTGTACGAACGAAAGAATTTATTTCTACCAACAAAAGAATTTATTTCTACCAATACCTTACTTACCAAAATCAACGCCCTCCCTTGCCAGCTGGTGCGTATAATCGCTCAGTAGTAGCACAGATCTGGTGCGGTCTATAGCGGGTAAAGCGGTGGCCATTTCAACCAGCACCACTCGAAAGCTGAATACATCGACGGCCGGGAGATATACGTCATGATGGACCAGAGACGATAACAAAACTACTCTAACACGATACAAAGAGACTTTTCCTACTGAAGAAAGAACTTATTTCTACCAATGAAAGAGCTTATTTGTACGAACGAAAGAGTTTATTTCTACCAACAAAAGAATTTATTTCTACCAATACCTTACTTACCAAAATCAACGCCCTCCCTTGCCAGCTGGTGCGTATAATCGCTCAGTAGTAGCACAGATCTGGTGCGGTCTATAGCGGGTAAAGCGGTGGCCATTTCAACCAGCACCACTCGAAAGCTGAATACATCGACGGCCGGGAGATATACGTCATGATGGACCAGAGACGATAACAAAACTACTCTAATACGATACAAAGAGAGTTTTCCTACTGAAGAAAGAACTTATTTCTACCAATGAAAGAGCTTATTTGTACGAACGAAAGAGTTTATTTCTACCAACAAAAGAATTTATTTCTACCAATACCAACGAAAGGCTTACTCACCAAAATCAACGCCCTCCCTTGCCAGCTGGTGCGTATAATCGCTCAGTAGTAGCACAGATCTGGTGCGGTCTATAGCGGGCAAAGCGGTGGCCATTTCAACCAGCACCACTCCAAAGCTGAATACATCAACGGCTGGGGAGAGGCAGCGCGAGCGGAGATACTCGTCGGGAAGGTATGGACGCGTACCGTGgactctgaaataataaaataccggtcaagtgcgagtcactctcacaccgagggttccgtacgcggatatttttccgatattttgcacaataaatcaaaaactattatgcataaaaataaataaaaatctatttcagaatgtacaggtaaagcgcttttatatgatacctcatttggtatagttaatagttatcttactttgaaaattgcaaatactaattatttgttcatgaacacattttttttttgtaatgtaaccacaaattcacggttttttccattacttgtgccataagatctacctgcctgccatatttcatgactctaggtcaacgggaagtgccctataggttttcttgacatacacaacggacagacagactgacagacagacagacaacaaagtgatcctaagtTCCGTTATAAAATGGGGGTATTTCTTTACCTGGAAACCTTCAAATGCGTCCGATCATCTCCATAAGGCCCCTTCCTAGCGAGACCGAAGTCGCCAATCTTGGGCATGGTGCATTGGTCCAGCAGAATGTTGGCCGGCTTGATGTCGCCGTGTATGAGCGGCGTGCCTGCCATCGTGTGCAGGTATTGCAGACCTCTGGAAAATCATACTTTACATAAaacctaataagtacctacttttggaGTAAAACTTCTATAGGCGCGACTTTGAGAGTAACTCAGATCTTATTCGGACGAAAATGGCCACCAAACATAGTAGGTAGCTGTTTTGGGCCACCGTCTAGTCTAGCCACTTGCCAGCTGTCATTCAAAAGTAACTTCAGccgaaaatggccgccaaatagaacagctgttttgaggctgccatttttaataatatcacAATAAGGCCTTCCTTATTATTCATGTTTCCAGTGAGCATGTGAGTTACATATGAGTATATGACATGTAGTTTTATTCAAGACACCCTAGTAATGGGTGTAAAATGAAGTTAGAATTAATATTAGGACGATAGTAATTAAAGCCCCAGTGTTTTCGATCACAATCCCAAACCAATCTGtttttcctaccaattacaatccgggtatctttaaacaagagtgaataggcaccttctaggtaaacgcgtcccattttaggccacatcatcactttccatcaggtgtgattgtggtcatgCGCTTGCctacagtgaataaaaaaaaaacaagcaataaaatttaaagtggGCATAAATATACTGTAGTATTTACCTGGCAACACCGTGCGCGATCCTGTACCGCTGTGCCCATGACAGAGGTGGGTGTACAGTCTTGTGGCGCAGCCTTTGCTCGAGAGAACCACCTGCCATCAACTGGTACACTAAACACGCTTCCGGACCTACGTCACAATAGAAGCAAAAGATTAGGTACCATTGAAATTTCAAAAGTATGTAATGAAAATTATGTATGTGAAAAAACCAATGCGTATGTGAAAACACTAATGTGTATGTGAAAAAtaccaaatataataaaataaaattataataaaattttgcaagCCAGAAATAGCCGATTCCATTGaaatacctttaaaattgtTTGCACCCATTTAACAATGggtgtaaacatttttaaacgCATTTTTTCTGGCAAAATAACGGATTTATGAATATTATTGCCTACCTCCTAAGCTGTACCCGTAGAGCGGCAGTATGTTGTCGTGCCGGTACTGGTTGAGACACATCTCTCGAATCAACTCTTTGTTCTTAGCGTCGTTgctgctgagtttcttgacTGCTACCGGCAAGAGTTTCCATTCTcctaaagaaagaaagaagaactCTCAGTTGAAGCAACATTAAATGCGCatgagatttttgaaaatgagtcACCGAAAGGTTCGCATCATGAATGTCATGTACTACTCAAAAAAAGAGTTTTTAATCTATGGCACTCATCATCTACTAACAGCATGTTAGTCAATAATTATCATATTAATgtcaattgtttttagtttctttgttttgtctggATTAATCTATCAATCTATCTATCCAGCGGCTCCCGTATgatgtctttctgtctgtctgcctgcctgcctgtctgtctgtccgtctgtctgtgtgtctatctatctatctatcttgcaaggacttctacacgccacagtcttgcgtcgcctgaatccagtggctcccgtatgatgtctttctgtctgtcagcgggctgtatctcatgaactgtacctaataggtagagagttgaaattttcgcagaTTCTACAATATACGAGTATTTCAACCGCCGCTTCATTAcaaaataagaatttcaaaatgggcgccatgcaaattaaaat is part of the Maniola jurtina chromosome 24, ilManJurt1.1, whole genome shotgun sequence genome and harbors:
- the LOC123877613 gene encoding serine/threonine-protein kinase pelle gives rise to the protein MYIYELPYDINKELCRLLDNDEDWKELAEHMNYSAFDVNEIQQIAKRQEISPTAQLLTQWAQLNHKVEELFMLLYRMKHITALRCLTPVVDKPFHRLLQKHDSKALKEKHSLSYEGNLNKQKTQKVNGSESSIPLPVVLFEERRHVPTRSDAVVTTQTESSNTDSTKNTSSTHGRPDIFDDEFLRNVSAIPMLSYEDLREATKNWSESNLLGKGGFGQVYKGEWKLLPVAVKKLSSNDAKNKELIREMCLNQYRHDNILPLYGYSLGGPEACLVYQLMAGGSLEQRLRHKTVHPPLSWAQRYRIAHGVARGLQYLHTMAGTPLIHGDIKPANILLDQCTMPKIGDFGLARKGPYGDDRTHLKVSRVHGTRPYLPDEYLRSRCLSPAVDVFSFGVVLVEMATALPAIDRTRSVLLLSDYTHQLAREGVDFASLEDRSLQAIQNSNPQLCREFVAIGLHCTKYMRQERPTMFDVYKTLDAMELPGKQYI